In Paenibacillus ihbetae, the following are encoded in one genomic region:
- a CDS encoding RrF2 family transcriptional regulator: protein MQFSKSTDYALHALIHLGLPERHTNVGIKELSAALGVSESYLSKIMSKLRQDGIVRAVPGVNGGYELARPADQITFLDVIQVIEGRQQLFECSNMNSRQHQLLAQEGAPQQEQPARNGCLVEKVMEGAEEHLHQYLREHTIQTVLDEALKHGNHESHKK, encoded by the coding sequence ATGCAGTTCTCGAAAAGCACGGATTACGCCCTGCACGCATTAATTCATTTGGGTCTTCCAGAGCGTCACACCAACGTCGGAATCAAGGAATTATCCGCGGCGCTTGGAGTTTCCGAAAGCTACTTGTCCAAGATTATGTCCAAGCTGAGGCAGGATGGAATCGTTCGTGCCGTCCCTGGGGTGAACGGCGGTTACGAGCTTGCAAGACCTGCCGATCAGATTACATTTCTCGATGTGATTCAAGTGATTGAAGGACGACAGCAGCTGTTCGAATGCTCCAATATGAATTCGCGGCAGCATCAGTTGTTAGCCCAAGAGGGAGCACCTCAGCAAGAACAACCGGCGAGAAACGGATGTCTGGTGGAGAAGGTGATGGAAGGTGCTGAAGAGCATCTGCACCAATACTTACGGGAGCATACGATCCAGACGGTACTGGATGAGGCTCTCAAGCACGGCAACCATGAATCGCACAAGAAGTGA
- a CDS encoding S8 family serine peptidase: MTKSKDPNWARLGFSEPPDFHEAGKDIGIVIIDKITPHPTIRHLGNRIQVVTVHDDYSITCRDIANEAPEQNHDGDGEHGLMTVLALSHLPFVVDGQIHTGISPAAQLIVLDHGAFKTGEGKRLSAGISWIMQKRQEWNIRIILSTGWHALDHLILLRSTNENSTVQALASAVQAGILVVCSNGNTRTINMLPPYEYLAVGGYHDRGFADRQKHSVFPDEPYGRNADGHFRPDVLAPRVYLTLPFCESHEEGGEVSYYWGTSGTAALVTGVAAYLLSKYPSLDANMLRYALTNYGDPIHGYENPAPRINVHKVESAIEAGLTIHDPGKKLPSLNAKDPSVALHSQDEMEKAVALSKLVRNQLCSRELLWEYLNDHSPVIRKIAVSTLEKPLNEQEREAFWERLKKESEGGVRGLLASGLLQDIRENEASKWIPWSRDINWSVRWCVSEYLAKFPESHPQLEMTHDPDSIISKAAPLIQWLKERQS; this comes from the coding sequence ATGACCAAATCAAAGGATCCTAACTGGGCCCGCTTAGGCTTTTCTGAACCTCCTGACTTCCATGAAGCAGGGAAGGATATAGGGATTGTCATCATCGATAAAATTACCCCTCATCCTACAATTCGACATTTAGGCAATCGCATTCAAGTTGTCACTGTTCATGACGACTACTCGATTACATGCCGCGATATCGCTAATGAAGCGCCTGAGCAAAATCATGATGGGGATGGCGAACATGGTTTAATGACGGTACTCGCATTGTCTCACCTCCCTTTTGTTGTGGATGGACAAATACATACCGGCATTTCACCGGCAGCTCAATTGATCGTACTTGATCATGGTGCATTCAAGACCGGCGAAGGAAAAAGATTGAGCGCAGGTATATCATGGATCATGCAAAAACGTCAAGAATGGAATATAAGAATCATCCTAAGCACAGGTTGGCATGCGCTTGATCATCTGATCCTTCTGAGAAGCACAAATGAAAACTCCACGGTGCAGGCATTAGCGTCAGCGGTTCAAGCCGGAATATTGGTTGTTTGCTCGAACGGGAATACGAGGACAATTAATATGTTGCCGCCATACGAATATCTGGCAGTGGGGGGATATCATGACCGAGGATTCGCGGATCGTCAAAAGCATTCCGTATTTCCGGATGAACCGTACGGACGAAATGCGGACGGCCACTTCAGGCCGGATGTCCTTGCACCAAGAGTTTATCTAACCCTGCCGTTTTGTGAATCCCATGAGGAAGGGGGCGAGGTTTCCTATTATTGGGGAACATCGGGAACTGCAGCATTAGTAACGGGTGTCGCTGCATATTTGTTGTCCAAATACCCAAGTCTAGATGCGAATATGCTGCGCTATGCATTAACTAATTACGGAGATCCCATTCATGGGTACGAGAATCCCGCTCCTAGAATAAATGTCCACAAAGTCGAGTCAGCCATTGAAGCTGGTTTAACAATCCATGATCCGGGGAAAAAGTTGCCCTCTCTCAATGCAAAAGACCCTTCTGTAGCCTTACATTCCCAAGATGAAATGGAAAAGGCGGTGGCCCTGTCGAAGCTTGTGCGAAATCAACTTTGCTCTCGAGAGCTCCTATGGGAATATTTAAACGATCATTCACCGGTCATTAGGAAAATTGCAGTTTCAACATTGGAAAAACCGTTAAATGAACAAGAGAGAGAGGCTTTCTGGGAGCGGCTCAAGAAGGAATCGGAGGGGGGCGTCCGTGGCTTGCTTGCCTCTGGATTGCTGCAAGACATTAGAGAAAATGAAGCTTCGAAATGGATACCATGGTCAAGGGATATCAATTGGTCTGTTCGTTGGTGCGTAAGCGAATATCTTGCGAAATTTCCTGAATCTCACCCTCAGCTTGAAATGACCCACGACCCGGATTCCATCATTTCAAAGGCAGCCCCTTTAATCCAATGGTTAAAGGAAAGACAAAGTTAA
- a CDS encoding UDP-N-acetylmuramoyl-L-alanyl-D-glutamate--2,6-diaminopimelate ligase: MKLTELIRPLTIAQIQGNADVEITGISMNSKFLQPGELFVCIPGIPGLQEDRHLYVEDAVKAGAAAIVVERDVVSSVPTIKVPNARFALALLSAHFYGYPSHSLKLIGVTGTKGKTTTSYMMESIFAHAGFRTGLMGNIGTKIGSTMHKTDINTQDPPHLQANLRKMKEESTDYCVMEVSSQGLHMGRVLGCDFRTAVFTNLTHDHLDYHKTKENYLAAKGMLFSGLGNSYAPDPAKRKFAILNADDEASRYLSEITAAQVITYGINTTANVIAKDIRLTPKGTTFTVESFAGDAEIELKQVGMFNVYNALAAMTAALAEQVPFHVIQQGLHGLSNVSGRMEVIDEQQDFLVLVDYAHTPDSLDNALSTLREFADQRIITVFGCGGDRDRTKRPVMGKLAAKHSDHVIITSDNPRTEDPLGILKDIEHGVLEYGMSSESYEMIADRRQAIIRAVDMARSGDIVIIAGKGHETYQILNDQTIHFDDREEAKAAIRNRNH, encoded by the coding sequence TTGAAATTAACCGAGCTGATTCGGCCCTTAACCATTGCCCAAATCCAAGGGAATGCTGACGTTGAGATTACTGGGATCAGTATGAATTCGAAATTCTTGCAGCCTGGCGAGCTGTTTGTTTGTATACCCGGGATTCCGGGCTTACAGGAAGACCGGCATCTCTACGTGGAGGATGCCGTGAAGGCGGGCGCAGCCGCTATCGTTGTCGAACGCGATGTGGTATCGTCTGTACCGACAATTAAGGTACCAAATGCCAGATTTGCGCTAGCCCTGCTGTCTGCACATTTTTACGGGTATCCGAGCCATAGTCTCAAGCTGATCGGGGTAACGGGAACGAAGGGAAAAACGACGACAAGCTATATGATGGAATCGATTTTTGCTCATGCCGGCTTCCGGACGGGATTGATGGGCAATATCGGCACGAAGATCGGTTCGACGATGCATAAAACCGACATCAACACCCAGGATCCTCCGCATCTGCAAGCGAATCTACGCAAGATGAAGGAGGAATCGACCGATTATTGCGTCATGGAAGTAAGTTCCCAAGGTCTGCATATGGGAAGAGTGCTCGGTTGTGATTTTAGAACCGCTGTATTTACGAATTTAACGCATGATCATCTGGACTATCACAAAACCAAGGAAAATTATCTTGCGGCAAAAGGAATGTTGTTCTCCGGTTTAGGCAATTCGTATGCGCCGGATCCCGCCAAACGAAAATTTGCCATTTTGAACGCGGATGACGAGGCTTCCCGATATCTAAGCGAGATAACCGCCGCACAGGTTATTACATACGGGATTAACACCACTGCAAATGTCATCGCTAAAGATATCCGGCTGACCCCGAAAGGAACGACATTCACGGTCGAATCGTTTGCGGGAGATGCCGAGATCGAGCTGAAGCAGGTGGGGATGTTTAATGTGTACAATGCCCTTGCCGCCATGACTGCAGCGCTTGCCGAACAAGTTCCATTTCATGTCATTCAGCAAGGGCTGCATGGTTTGAGCAATGTTTCCGGTCGAATGGAGGTCATTGATGAACAACAGGATTTTCTTGTCCTTGTTGACTACGCCCATACTCCGGATAGCTTGGACAATGCGCTGTCCACCTTACGCGAATTTGCAGATCAGAGGATCATCACCGTGTTCGGCTGCGGCGGGGACAGGGATCGAACCAAACGTCCCGTGATGGGGAAGTTGGCGGCCAAGCACAGTGATCATGTAATCATCACATCGGATAATCCCCGTACGGAAGATCCGCTCGGAATCCTGAAAGATATTGAGCATGGCGTGCTGGAATACGGGATGTCGTCTGAATCCTATGAAATGATTGCCGATCGGCGGCAAGCGATCATTCGGGCAGTGGATATGGCCCGCTCCGGAGATATCGTCATCATCGCGGGGAAAGGCCATGAAACGTATCAAATCCTGAACGATCAGACGATCCATTTCGATGACCGGGAAGAGGCCAAAGCGGCGATTCGTAACCGGAATCATTAG
- a CDS encoding FMN-binding glutamate synthase family protein: protein MKPIEKFLRSIINEAVDKAIIRAIRGQYTESLYGMIPSTKKVGISNLMEIAMRGNQGTPISRPLGTPVHLSPWEKLLFNPVHLFRFPTQENVGIRTSITIGHRAKRPMTLSIPIMIAAMSFGGALNKSTKIALAKAATAVGTASNTGEAILHEERKSAQLLIGQYNRGGWINTPDQYKQLDAIEIQLGQGAQGSAPQRTSAKNIGEDFREVYGLREGEDALIHSRLPGINTKDDFIRLVRRLRDETGVPVGLKIAATHHLEKELQIAIEAEVDFVTLDGAEGGTHGGSPTLQDDVGLPTLFAITRATEYFTRKKVIHDINLIATGGLVTPGQMLKAIALGADGVYIGSAALMALVSEQMVEVPIVPPTRLVVYTTEQTDQLDEDMAAMNLVRYLNACVLEMEQVAVTLGKTALTDITKSDLCTMDPFLAKASGIQLGYVAPEHQGRFFDETKPFLQTYEEHLQ, encoded by the coding sequence ATGAAGCCCATTGAAAAATTTCTCCGCTCCATTATTAACGAAGCCGTAGATAAAGCGATCATACGAGCTATCAGAGGCCAATATACGGAGAGCTTGTATGGAATGATTCCATCAACGAAAAAAGTTGGAATATCCAACCTCATGGAAATAGCCATGCGGGGGAATCAAGGAACCCCAATCTCCCGTCCTCTTGGAACTCCCGTCCATTTATCTCCATGGGAGAAGCTTCTGTTCAATCCGGTTCATCTCTTTCGCTTCCCGACGCAAGAGAATGTTGGAATACGAACTTCGATTACGATCGGGCACCGGGCCAAAAGACCCATGACTCTCTCCATTCCGATCATGATTGCGGCCATGTCTTTTGGCGGTGCGTTAAACAAAAGCACCAAAATCGCTTTGGCAAAGGCTGCGACCGCTGTCGGAACGGCCTCGAATACGGGTGAGGCGATCCTGCATGAGGAACGGAAATCAGCCCAATTACTGATCGGACAGTATAATCGAGGGGGCTGGATAAATACCCCTGACCAATATAAGCAGCTGGATGCTATAGAAATACAGTTGGGGCAGGGTGCACAAGGATCCGCTCCCCAGAGGACTTCAGCGAAAAATATCGGTGAGGACTTTCGGGAAGTGTATGGCCTGCGGGAAGGGGAGGATGCATTGATCCATTCCCGACTTCCAGGAATCAATACGAAGGATGACTTTATCCGGTTAGTAAGGCGCTTACGTGATGAAACCGGTGTGCCCGTCGGTTTGAAAATTGCAGCCACGCATCATCTTGAAAAAGAGCTGCAAATCGCAATAGAAGCCGAGGTTGATTTTGTAACACTGGACGGCGCTGAAGGTGGAACACATGGCGGGTCGCCGACCTTACAAGATGATGTTGGTTTGCCTACATTATTCGCCATTACAAGGGCTACGGAATATTTCACACGGAAAAAAGTGATCCACGACATAAACTTAATCGCAACAGGGGGGTTAGTAACACCCGGTCAAATGCTGAAAGCCATCGCATTGGGAGCGGATGGAGTCTACATCGGTTCAGCAGCCCTAATGGCACTGGTAAGCGAGCAAATGGTAGAGGTGCCTATAGTGCCTCCAACAAGGTTAGTTGTCTATACAACTGAGCAGACTGACCAATTAGATGAAGACATGGCTGCTATGAATTTAGTTAGATACCTGAATGCTTGCGTCCTGGAGATGGAACAAGTCGCGGTAACCCTCGGCAAAACAGCACTAACCGATATTACCAAATCCGATTTATGCACAATGGACCCTTTCCTGGCTAAAGCCAGTGGAATCCAGCTTGGATATGTCGCTCCTGAACATCAAGGCCGGTTCTTCGATGAAACGAAACCGTTCTTACAAACTTACGAAGAACATCTCCAGTAA
- a CDS encoding GerAB/ArcD/ProY family transporter translates to MEMKQSIRVTDLVCFLAVFEVGSTTLFFLGAEAKRDAWIAMGIAALIGLFLLAMYLLIYRSNPQLDLYGLCRQHFGKVIGTAVNLSFVGYFAYEASRNLRDLGELTILTLLDRTPLLFIMLTAIIVVANTVRYGPKVVIWMCAGFLPIIILSYLTIYTLLVSSGLVRFELMLPVLEEGFRPVWTAAVPEIVSFPFGQTLLFLLFFPLVQKRDKIGMGVVISYTITAICLIMINQINILVLGPTQAANSTLPLLQVVQLIEIAEAFERFDVLFVFVLVLGLGTKMAAFFMGAVMGLHKITGLSYPMWTVITAACIFALAFISPNYPHHIWLGIKVVVTYVTPIFQIILPLILLLAIWIRSKWAKQRQ, encoded by the coding sequence ATGGAAATGAAGCAATCCATACGAGTTACCGATCTGGTATGTTTTCTTGCGGTGTTTGAAGTCGGAAGCACGACATTGTTCTTCTTGGGGGCTGAAGCGAAACGGGATGCATGGATCGCCATGGGCATTGCTGCCTTGATTGGTTTGTTCCTGCTAGCCATGTATCTTTTAATCTACCGTTCCAATCCCCAACTTGATTTATATGGCTTGTGCAGACAGCACTTCGGCAAAGTCATCGGCACTGCGGTTAACTTAAGCTTTGTAGGTTATTTTGCATATGAAGCATCCCGTAATTTAAGAGATCTGGGTGAGCTTACGATCTTGACGTTATTAGACCGTACGCCTCTGCTGTTTATCATGTTGACGGCAATAATCGTAGTGGCTAATACCGTTCGGTATGGACCCAAGGTGGTGATTTGGATGTGCGCCGGATTTCTGCCGATCATCATTTTGAGCTATCTCACGATCTATACGCTGCTTGTTTCTTCAGGACTGGTCCGATTTGAATTGATGCTGCCGGTTCTGGAAGAGGGGTTCCGTCCGGTTTGGACAGCCGCCGTGCCGGAAATCGTGTCCTTCCCGTTCGGGCAGACGTTATTGTTTCTGCTCTTTTTTCCTCTTGTCCAAAAAAGGGATAAGATAGGGATGGGCGTGGTGATCTCATACACGATTACGGCGATTTGTTTAATCATGATTAATCAAATCAATATCCTCGTGTTAGGGCCGACTCAGGCAGCCAACAGCACGCTGCCGCTTCTGCAGGTGGTTCAGCTTATAGAAATCGCTGAAGCCTTTGAACGTTTTGATGTATTGTTTGTATTTGTGTTAGTGCTTGGCCTGGGCACCAAAATGGCAGCTTTTTTTATGGGAGCTGTCATGGGATTGCATAAAATAACGGGCCTATCCTACCCTATGTGGACGGTGATCACTGCTGCATGCATCTTTGCATTAGCGTTCATATCCCCCAACTATCCTCATCATATTTGGCTAGGAATTAAAGTAGTGGTTACCTACGTAACTCCGATCTTTCAAATTATTCTGCCTCTGATTCTTTTGCTGGCGATATGGATTCGAAGCAAGTGGGCGAAGCAGCGTCAATGA
- a CDS encoding Ger(x)C family spore germination protein, with product MRRLGIFSLLFVLALSQTGCWNRTELNEIGLIAALGIDRGEAGWIVTYQLINPSAISAGTGGATKGGGGESPVHVFSSVGPTLREAIDVSYTESPRRLYFPHADILVLGKEAASRGIQDIIDFYWRNAQLRENVNVLVASGQASEMLKQLIPPERLPGAAIANISRQTDHFNSNYPSIKMYELTRNLDAEARAAGVPQVELVGESQARLESMDQLNRTSTPAKVRITGLAVFRKDRRVGALNRNESIGISWLTGKVRISTLSVSCPGSNKETEKFSFQTISAKTNVKPRKQGDEYTMLVSVKAKGRITESNCSINLGKLSNLHAAEKGIEEVIKEHMREGWAASKRLHADLPHFADDIHRKYPKDWRSIKDQWEADGMNSIKLVLQVNVTISQTGMTQKAFKSGVR from the coding sequence ATGCGTAGATTAGGTATATTCTCACTGCTGTTCGTTCTGGCATTATCGCAGACAGGCTGCTGGAACCGAACGGAATTAAATGAAATCGGTCTGATTGCAGCTCTAGGCATAGACCGGGGCGAAGCAGGATGGATCGTAACCTATCAGTTAATTAATCCTTCCGCCATTTCGGCGGGGACTGGCGGAGCAACCAAAGGAGGGGGTGGGGAATCCCCCGTCCATGTTTTCTCTTCCGTAGGCCCTACGCTTCGCGAAGCGATTGATGTAAGCTATACGGAATCGCCGCGACGTCTTTATTTCCCTCATGCGGATATTCTCGTGCTCGGCAAAGAGGCTGCAAGCAGAGGAATTCAGGATATCATCGACTTTTATTGGAGGAATGCTCAGTTACGGGAAAATGTCAACGTGCTGGTCGCGAGCGGGCAAGCAAGCGAGATGCTGAAGCAGCTAATCCCGCCTGAACGATTGCCCGGGGCAGCCATCGCCAACATCTCAAGGCAAACGGATCATTTCAACAGTAATTATCCTTCAATTAAGATGTATGAGTTGACGCGAAATCTGGATGCTGAAGCCCGTGCTGCCGGGGTCCCTCAGGTTGAATTGGTGGGGGAATCGCAGGCAAGGCTGGAATCCATGGATCAGCTAAATAGAACCTCTACTCCTGCTAAGGTTCGAATTACAGGATTGGCCGTGTTTCGAAAAGACCGGAGAGTCGGGGCATTAAACCGGAATGAGAGCATCGGAATATCATGGTTAACGGGCAAAGTCCGGATCAGTACCTTATCCGTATCCTGTCCTGGCTCCAATAAAGAAACGGAGAAATTCTCCTTTCAAACGATATCCGCCAAAACGAATGTAAAGCCCCGTAAGCAAGGGGACGAGTATACGATGCTGGTCTCCGTTAAAGCGAAGGGCAGGATTACAGAGTCCAATTGTTCCATAAATTTAGGGAAACTATCCAACCTCCATGCTGCGGAAAAAGGGATCGAAGAGGTCATTAAGGAACATATGAGGGAGGGGTGGGCTGCCTCCAAAAGGCTTCATGCCGACTTGCCTCACTTTGCAGACGATATCCATCGCAAATATCCGAAGGACTGGAGGAGCATCAAGGATCAGTGGGAAGCAGACGGGATGAATTCCATTAAGCTTGTCCTGCAAGTCAACGTAACCATCAGTCAAACGGGTATGACCCAAAAAGCGTTTAAATCGGGCGTACGATAA
- a CDS encoding spore germination protein, with amino-acid sequence MLIRLLQKALNRSRSKNKTQVRTDSPTSISMTLQESIQTLTHIMGNSTDFVVRYISGRDDLPEIAICYIEGLIDANQLNRILESWLTVTLEADPMPGIESLLRKILPASPVNKLHTTQSVTSAVLEGKAVLLVDGMKDAFSTSIESLEKRAIEEPSSQTVIRGPKDGFTEDISTNVSLIRRRLRTPDLRVQTMVIGSYTHTKVTMAYIEGLADQSVVSEIKSRLQSIETDGVLESGYIEEFIQDTTLSPFPTLINTERPDAVAGGLLEGQIAILVDGTPFALLAPVTFFRFLHSSEDYYQRYDLTTFLRAIRFFSFVVSLLLPSLYIAISTFHQEMIPTTLLISLAAQREGTPLPALVEAIMMELTFEIIREAGVRMPRVIGPAISIVGALVLGQAAVQAGLVSGAMVIVVSFTAIANFAIPAFSMAAAIRLIRFVLMLLAGTLGLYGILAGLIPIYVHLVSLTSFGIPYLSPVSPLRFSDLKDLFVRLPWPFLKTRPKEMNRRNVVRQGMSGSQQGRK; translated from the coding sequence ATGCTGATTCGGTTACTGCAAAAAGCGCTCAATCGAAGCCGTTCGAAGAACAAAACGCAGGTTCGAACTGATTCACCTACCTCGATTAGCATGACTCTACAGGAGTCTATTCAAACCTTAACTCATATCATGGGGAACAGTACGGACTTTGTGGTCCGATATATTTCAGGACGCGACGATCTGCCGGAGATTGCCATTTGCTATATTGAAGGGCTGATTGATGCCAATCAACTCAATCGGATTCTGGAATCCTGGTTAACCGTTACGCTGGAAGCCGATCCTATGCCCGGCATAGAATCGTTGTTGAGAAAAATATTGCCTGCAAGTCCTGTCAACAAATTACATACTACGCAATCCGTCACTTCGGCTGTTTTAGAGGGGAAGGCTGTCCTACTAGTAGATGGGATGAAAGACGCCTTTTCGACTTCGATCGAAAGCCTGGAAAAGCGCGCAATCGAAGAGCCAAGCTCACAAACCGTCATTCGGGGACCGAAGGACGGTTTTACCGAAGATATTTCGACGAATGTGTCACTCATCCGAAGAAGGCTGCGTACCCCGGACTTACGGGTCCAAACGATGGTCATCGGCAGCTATACCCATACCAAAGTAACTATGGCTTACATTGAAGGCTTAGCTGATCAAAGTGTCGTATCGGAAATAAAGTCTCGGTTGCAAAGCATCGAAACCGACGGCGTTCTGGAAAGCGGGTATATTGAAGAGTTTATACAAGATACTACCTTGAGTCCATTCCCTACATTGATCAATACGGAGCGCCCCGATGCGGTAGCAGGCGGTCTGCTGGAAGGACAAATCGCGATTCTCGTGGATGGCACCCCCTTTGCTTTACTGGCACCCGTCACCTTTTTCAGGTTCCTCCATTCCAGCGAAGACTATTATCAGCGGTATGATCTAACTACTTTCTTACGTGCGATCCGATTTTTCTCCTTCGTTGTATCCTTGCTGCTGCCATCACTGTATATAGCCATTTCAACCTTTCATCAGGAGATGATTCCAACCACCCTGTTGATCAGTCTGGCTGCACAAAGGGAAGGAACGCCACTGCCGGCACTCGTTGAAGCCATCATGATGGAGCTTACGTTCGAAATTATCCGTGAGGCAGGAGTGCGGATGCCCAGGGTGATCGGGCCGGCCATTTCCATTGTCGGGGCGCTTGTGCTGGGCCAGGCTGCAGTACAGGCAGGACTCGTGTCGGGGGCAATGGTCATCGTGGTGTCCTTTACCGCCATCGCCAACTTTGCGATCCCTGCATTCAGCATGGCTGCGGCCATCCGGCTCATTCGATTTGTGTTGATGTTACTGGCGGGGACCCTCGGTTTATACGGGATATTGGCGGGGCTCATTCCGATATATGTTCATCTCGTTTCTTTAACTTCATTTGGCATCCCTTATCTTTCACCCGTTAGCCCGCTCCGTTTCTCCGATCTGAAAGACCTGTTTGTGCGTTTGCCGTGGCCCTTCCTTAAGACGAGGCCTAAGGAGATGAATCGTCGTAACGTTGTAAGACAGGGGATGAGTGGATCGCAACAGGGAAGGAAGTGA
- a CDS encoding manganese catalase family protein — MFFHIKELQFHAKPERPDPVYARKLQEVLGGQFGEITVAMQYLFQGWNVRGDGKYKDLLLDTGTEELAHVEMLATMIARLLNNAPLETLEDAAKDPVIAAILGGSNPQHAIVTGLGAAPTDSNGYPWNSRYTIASGNLLADFRHNLAAESQGRLQVARLYEMTDDRGVKDMLAWLLARDTMHQNQWIVAIKELEAKEGVVVPTTFPKEREIQEVSHVLFNFSRGQESAQGPWAHGPSPDGATFQYVANPQPHAPEPHLPPAPPYIHDTPPKVFRSQNMPHMPPQ, encoded by the coding sequence TTGTTTTTTCATATTAAGGAATTACAATTTCATGCAAAACCTGAACGCCCCGATCCCGTTTATGCCAGAAAGCTTCAGGAGGTGCTCGGAGGACAGTTCGGTGAGATAACCGTTGCCATGCAGTATCTTTTCCAGGGCTGGAACGTCCGCGGGGACGGAAAGTACAAGGATCTTCTGTTGGATACGGGTACAGAGGAATTGGCGCATGTTGAAATGTTGGCCACTATGATCGCCCGACTGCTTAATAATGCCCCCCTGGAAACGCTGGAGGACGCAGCGAAAGACCCTGTAATAGCAGCTATACTGGGAGGCAGCAATCCACAGCATGCCATTGTAACAGGTTTGGGAGCAGCTCCAACCGATAGCAACGGGTACCCTTGGAACTCCCGCTACACCATCGCCAGCGGTAATCTTCTTGCAGATTTCAGACATAATTTGGCGGCTGAATCGCAAGGCCGACTGCAGGTGGCCCGCCTGTATGAAATGACAGATGATCGTGGTGTCAAAGATATGTTGGCCTGGCTGCTAGCCAGAGATACCATGCACCAAAATCAATGGATCGTCGCGATAAAAGAATTGGAAGCGAAAGAAGGGGTAGTCGTTCCTACTACGTTTCCGAAGGAGCGTGAAATCCAAGAAGTATCCCATGTGCTGTTTAACTTTTCTCGAGGCCAGGAAAGTGCACAGGGACCCTGGGCTCATGGTCCGAGCCCGGATGGCGCCACCTTTCAGTATGTTGCCAACCCTCAGCCTCATGCTCCTGAGCCTCACTTGCCGCCCGCACCGCCGTATATCCATGACACAC